In Acinetobacter sp. TGL-Y2, a genomic segment contains:
- a CDS encoding lytic transglycosylase, which produces MKDRFKIRFKYHKGNGAVQGIAYRVTFRKNPNAIYSSIIHYKEHEGKLSNHLGETVEFLAPSDYGIVVISVKGKSNKYKNWTIVRFAVWDETNDEYKLKTVSASVLREFEIELPLINTKFETKVKETNGNNKSDFYQVKNGDTLLTISKKFKKNISELMENNNIKDASQLRVGQKIYIGNKKAPEIQIFKPDKQYYLDLDYIVNSEDTVSSIAKKFSLSEGNIIKDNKLANGNNLKAGTLLKLINHSAKLFYKTEEAKIKHALTLKGYPSISFQAEFTRQIGVSIGASVWEFLGSSFELGIAWDQRGNWMLYYTTSAAGNLDKKAVNLHDGEKKKINEELSFSVTGSNVRVNAKHVSELTGAGKSFSNTVNMDIYEAGFVNVESKTKDIDTGETKDLKGRGGVSSFELGKKSKGDLIPNPKAQKAIGITVPIFILETGKLKKNPSSFK; this is translated from the coding sequence ATGAAAGATAGGTTTAAAATAAGATTTAAATATCATAAGGGTAATGGTGCTGTTCAGGGGATTGCTTATAGAGTTACTTTTCGTAAGAATCCTAATGCAATTTATAGTTCGATAATTCATTATAAAGAACATGAAGGGAAATTAAGCAATCACTTAGGAGAGACAGTTGAGTTTTTAGCACCAAGTGATTATGGAATTGTGGTAATTTCAGTTAAAGGAAAATCAAATAAATATAAAAATTGGACAATTGTTAGATTTGCGGTTTGGGATGAGACTAATGATGAATATAAACTAAAAACAGTGTCAGCATCTGTATTACGTGAATTTGAAATTGAGCTCCCTTTAATTAATACAAAATTTGAAACAAAAGTAAAAGAAACTAATGGAAATAATAAGAGCGATTTTTATCAAGTTAAAAATGGGGATACTTTGTTAACAATTTCTAAGAAATTTAAGAAAAATATTTCTGAATTGATGGAAAATAATAATATTAAAGATGCATCTCAGCTCCGCGTAGGTCAAAAAATTTATATTGGAAATAAAAAAGCACCGGAAATACAAATTTTTAAACCTGATAAGCAATATTATTTAGATCTTGATTATATTGTTAATTCTGAAGATACAGTCTCTAGTATTGCAAAAAAATTCTCACTATCCGAAGGGAATATAATAAAAGATAATAAACTTGCGAACGGAAATAACCTCAAAGCTGGTACATTATTAAAGTTAATAAATCATAGTGCCAAGTTATTTTATAAGACTGAAGAGGCAAAAATAAAACATGCCCTAACTTTGAAGGGATATCCTTCAATTTCTTTTCAAGCTGAATTCACACGTCAGATTGGTGTATCAATAGGCGCTTCAGTTTGGGAATTCCTAGGATCTTCCTTTGAGCTAGGCATTGCTTGGGATCAAAGGGGAAACTGGATGTTATATTATACAACGAGTGCTGCTGGAAACTTAGACAAAAAAGCTGTTAATTTACATGATGGTGAAAAGAAAAAAATTAATGAAGAGCTTTCTTTTAGCGTAACGGGTAGCAATGTGCGTGTCAATGCAAAACATGTGTCGGAGTTAACAGGAGCAGGAAAGAGTTTTTCAAATACTGTAAATATGGATATTTATGAAGCTGGGTTTGTGAATGTTGAATCTAAGACTAAAGATATAGATACGGGAGAAACAAAAGATTTAAAAGGACGAGGAGGGGTATCTAGTTTTGA
- a CDS encoding type VI secretion system Vgr family protein gives MIANIFSALEQLGLSAQKRAIHVQFSNPALNTEVFLQRIDGQHALNQGSTAELICLSTNATISLKQFIGCQVAVDQVTDQGILFRSTGIITEAAQGQSDGSLTLYKLTLSDPTALWHKRRNSRVFMNKSAVEVVETLFQEWQNKSPLFASSLSLDLSGLQQHYDVRPFIMQSNETDYDFITRLLRSEGINWLIDEAQAIVATSASPIEAQKLRLIDDNSQYQALERRNIRFHRSSATEQQDSITSFIGQRTLQPTAVHVQRWQSDVLEQEEGAGTVQSKHQHSNNQDNASLGLEQAWHVSPAWMQDLKGEDQATASNNSQIEKLNQNLSNYYDAQSKQFIAQSTVRDTQVGYWFELSEHPEIDQHSGSDKEFLITAKHYYNQNNLPKDLNEQINQLISQSHWNSNFKREHHQAERQGNSLTLQRRNIPTVPEYNPLEHRPAAHPQRAKVVGPSGEEIHVDEWGRIKVRFLFSRAEDNQADGGAGSNNNDTDSAWVDVLTPWAGEGYGARFLPRIDEIVVIDFFDGNIDRPFVVGRIHEAQRSPTKFDIKGQLPDTKKLAGIRSKEVQGEGYGQLRFDDTTGQISTQLQSSHGASQLNLGNLSHPKETETSEGRGEGFELRTDQWGGIRAGQGLLLSTHAQGEASGHHLAASEPKSQLESSHNNAKALSEVAKNQQTDPLEVLENIQGFIENLAKEDQAKADAFKSAVMVLASPNSIAVSSNEDIHLSADGQISQSAGDSMNISTQKSLIAHASQKISLFAAQEGARLYAAKGKIEVQAQGDALDLIARKGIQIISTEDTVYITSPQEINLTAGGSQIKINASGIFPTTGGKFEAKAGQHKFISGAKKEYKIPQLPLIDKETKKYSNRIDFSSAVLAQDFLNTRYRAYKKDGSFYEGYLDERGRTARFFTNEMDELEVILEIDDMDLENER, from the coding sequence ATGATTGCCAATATATTTTCAGCATTAGAGCAATTGGGGTTAAGCGCTCAAAAACGTGCCATTCACGTACAATTTTCTAATCCTGCATTAAACACTGAAGTATTTTTACAGCGTATAGACGGACAGCATGCATTGAACCAAGGTTCAACTGCCGAACTGATCTGCCTGTCCACCAATGCGACGATTTCTCTAAAACAGTTTATAGGCTGTCAAGTCGCAGTCGACCAAGTGACCGACCAAGGCATACTGTTTCGTAGCACCGGCATCATCACTGAAGCCGCTCAAGGGCAAAGTGATGGATCTCTCACCCTTTATAAACTAACGCTGTCAGACCCCACCGCACTCTGGCATAAACGCCGTAACAGCCGCGTGTTTATGAATAAGTCTGCGGTTGAGGTGGTCGAAACTTTGTTCCAAGAATGGCAAAACAAAAGTCCACTGTTTGCATCGAGCTTAAGTCTAGACCTCAGTGGTCTGCAGCAACACTACGATGTCCGTCCCTTCATCATGCAAAGCAATGAAACGGATTATGATTTTATTACGCGATTGCTCCGAAGCGAGGGTATCAATTGGCTTATTGACGAAGCCCAAGCCATCGTTGCCACATCAGCAAGCCCGATTGAAGCGCAGAAACTCCGCCTAATTGACGACAACAGCCAATACCAAGCGCTTGAACGTAGAAACATCCGCTTCCACCGCAGCAGTGCCACAGAACAACAAGACAGCATCACCAGCTTTATCGGACAACGCACACTCCAACCCACTGCTGTGCATGTACAACGCTGGCAATCTGATGTATTAGAACAAGAAGAAGGCGCAGGCACCGTCCAAAGCAAACACCAACACAGCAACAATCAAGACAATGCCAGTCTGGGCTTAGAACAAGCATGGCACGTCAGCCCAGCCTGGATGCAAGACCTGAAAGGTGAAGATCAAGCGACAGCTTCAAACAACAGCCAAATTGAGAAACTGAACCAAAACCTCAGCAACTACTACGATGCGCAAAGCAAACAATTCATTGCCCAATCTACAGTACGCGATACCCAAGTCGGCTACTGGTTTGAACTGAGCGAACACCCAGAGATTGATCAACATAGTGGTTCAGACAAAGAGTTTCTGATCACAGCGAAGCACTACTACAACCAAAACAACCTGCCCAAAGACTTGAATGAACAGATCAACCAACTGATCAGCCAAAGCCACTGGAACAGCAACTTCAAACGCGAACACCACCAAGCAGAACGCCAAGGCAACAGCTTAACGCTCCAACGCCGCAACATTCCCACTGTTCCAGAATATAACCCGCTCGAGCACCGCCCAGCAGCGCATCCACAACGCGCCAAAGTGGTGGGGCCAAGTGGCGAAGAAATTCATGTCGATGAATGGGGACGCATCAAAGTCCGCTTCCTGTTCTCAAGAGCCGAGGACAACCAAGCCGATGGTGGCGCAGGCTCCAACAACAACGACACCGATTCAGCCTGGGTGGATGTCTTAACCCCATGGGCAGGCGAAGGCTACGGGGCACGTTTCCTACCGCGTATAGATGAAATCGTGGTCATTGACTTCTTTGACGGCAACATCGACCGACCCTTTGTGGTGGGACGGATTCACGAAGCACAACGCAGCCCAACGAAGTTTGACATCAAAGGGCAACTCCCTGACACGAAAAAACTGGCAGGCATCCGTTCCAAAGAAGTTCAAGGCGAAGGTTACGGCCAACTCAGATTTGATGACACCACTGGACAAATCTCAACCCAACTACAAAGCAGCCATGGCGCAAGTCAGCTTAACTTAGGTAATCTCAGTCACCCCAAAGAGACCGAGACCAGTGAAGGACGCGGAGAAGGTTTTGAGCTGAGAACGGATCAATGGGGTGGAATCAGAGCAGGGCAAGGTTTACTGCTAAGCACACACGCCCAAGGTGAAGCCAGTGGCCATCACTTGGCTGCAAGTGAACCGAAGAGCCAACTTGAAAGCTCACATAACAACGCTAAAGCCTTAAGTGAAGTGGCGAAGAATCAGCAGACTGATCCGCTTGAGGTTTTAGAAAATATCCAAGGCTTTATTGAGAATTTGGCAAAAGAAGATCAAGCGAAAGCCGATGCATTCAAATCTGCGGTTATGGTCTTAGCCTCACCAAATTCGATTGCTGTAAGTTCTAATGAAGACATTCATCTTTCAGCAGATGGACAGATTAGCCAGAGTGCAGGGGATAGTATGAATATTTCCACGCAAAAATCGTTAATTGCTCATGCGAGTCAAAAGATCAGTTTATTTGCAGCACAAGAAGGTGCGCGGCTATATGCAGCTAAAGGTAAAATAGAAGTACAAGCACAGGGTGATGCACTGGATCTGATTGCCCGCAAAGGGATTCAGATTATTTCAACGGAAGACACGGTTTATATTACCAGCCCGCAAGAGATTAATTTAACCGCGGGTGGCTCACAGATTAAGATCAATGCTTCAGGTATATTTCCAACCACAGGTGGAAAGTTTGAGGCAAAGGCGGGGCAGCATAAGTTTATTAGTGGGGCTAAAAAAGAGTATAAAATTCCTCAATTACCATTAATAGATAAAGAAACAAAAAAATATAGTAATCGAATTGATTTTTCTTCAGCTGTTTTAGCACAAGACTTTTTAAATACTAGATACAGAGCTTATAAAAAAGATGGAAGTTTTTATGAGGGGTATTTAGATGAGCGGGGTAGGACGGCAAGATTTTTCACTAATGAAATGGATGAGCTAGAAGTTATTCTTGAAATTGATGATATGGATTTAGAAAATGAAAGATAG
- a CDS encoding enoyl-ACP reductase FabI has product MAQGLLAGKRFLIAGIASKLSIAFGIAQALHREGAELAFTYPNEKLKKRVDDFAEQFGSKLVFPCDVAVDADIEQAFTELAKHWDGLDGVVHSIGFAPAHTLDGDFTDVTDRDGFKVAHDISAYSFIAMARAAKPLLQVRQGCLLTLTYQGSERVMPNYNVMGMAKASLEAGVRYLASSLGQDGIRVNAISAGPIRTLAASGIKSFRKMLDVNEKISPLKRNVTIEDVGNAALFLCSPWANGITGEIMYVDAGFNTVGMSAELMLED; this is encoded by the coding sequence ATGGCACAAGGATTATTGGCGGGTAAGCGTTTTCTCATCGCAGGTATTGCAAGCAAGCTATCGATTGCTTTTGGTATTGCACAAGCTTTACATCGCGAAGGTGCGGAACTTGCTTTTACTTATCCAAATGAAAAATTAAAAAAACGTGTAGATGACTTTGCTGAACAGTTTGGTTCAAAACTGGTTTTTCCATGCGATGTTGCTGTGGATGCTGATATTGAGCAAGCGTTTACAGAACTTGCAAAACATTGGGACGGCTTAGATGGTGTGGTGCATTCTATTGGTTTTGCGCCAGCGCATACCTTAGATGGTGATTTTACCGATGTAACGGATCGTGATGGTTTTAAAGTGGCACATGACATCAGTGCCTATAGCTTTATTGCGATGGCTCGTGCTGCAAAGCCACTGCTTCAAGTGCGTCAAGGTTGTTTACTCACTTTGACTTATCAAGGTTCAGAGCGCGTCATGCCGAACTACAACGTGATGGGTATGGCAAAAGCCTCTTTAGAAGCAGGTGTACGTTACTTGGCATCAAGTTTGGGTCAGGACGGCATTCGTGTAAATGCAATTTCGGCAGGTCCAATCCGCACGCTTGCAGCATCTGGCATTAAATCTTTCCGCAAAATGCTTGACGTCAATGAAAAAATTTCACCCTTAAAACGTAATGTGACCATTGAAGATGTGGGTAATGCGGCATTATTCCTCTGTTCTCCATGGGCGAATGGCATTACGGGTGAAATCATGTATGTTGATGCGGGTTTTAATACCGTAGGTATGAGTGCTGAGTTAATGCTCGAAGATTAA
- a CDS encoding Bax inhibitor-1/YccA family membrane protein: MQSNNPILTRVETYSDLSQPMTVQGAIQKSILLTLIAAAVGLSLFVYCLLSMNVSLAYGAALVGAIGGFVLALVTTFKPNTARTLAIPYALFEGAFLGGISMIFQMKYPGVPVKALLATFITTLVMFGLYRAGIIRATEKFKSVIISASIAIGLVFIVQFIMSLAFSSSIPYVFENNWLGIGFAAFVAIIASLSLILDFDLIESAAAQQAPKAMEWLCGIALLATLVWMYFSFLRLLGFLGSDD, translated from the coding sequence ATGCAAAGTAATAACCCCATTTTAACCCGAGTTGAAACCTATAGTGACTTGAGCCAACCGATGACGGTTCAGGGTGCCATTCAAAAATCTATTTTACTCACCTTGATTGCGGCGGCCGTCGGTCTATCGTTATTTGTGTATTGCCTACTCAGCATGAACGTGTCGCTGGCTTATGGCGCAGCATTGGTCGGGGCAATTGGTGGTTTTGTTTTGGCTTTAGTGACCACCTTTAAGCCGAATACTGCACGTACGCTTGCTATTCCTTATGCATTATTCGAAGGTGCATTTTTGGGTGGTATTTCCATGATTTTTCAAATGAAATACCCAGGCGTTCCAGTCAAAGCATTGCTTGCCACTTTTATTACCACCTTGGTGATGTTCGGTCTGTACCGCGCGGGCATTATCCGTGCCACTGAAAAATTTAAATCGGTCATTATCTCAGCATCGATTGCCATTGGATTGGTGTTTATTGTTCAGTTCATCATGAGCCTAGCATTTAGTTCAAGCATTCCTTATGTGTTTGAAAATAACTGGTTGGGTATTGGGTTTGCAGCTTTTGTTGCGATTATTGCGTCACTCAGCTTAATTTTAGACTTCGACTTGATTGAATCTGCAGCAGCTCAGCAAGCGCCTAAAGCCATGGAATGGTTGTGTGGTATTGCATTACTGGCAACATTGGTCTGGATGTATTTTTCATTCTTACGGTTGCTGGGCTTTTTAGGCAGTGATGACTAA
- the orn gene encoding oligoribonuclease, which produces MSSTPDTRLIWIDLEMTGLDTDNDKIIEIATIVTDDNLNILAEGPVLAIHQSNITLNAMDEWNTKQHGQSGLIERVRRSKLTAQDAEQQTIDFLKKWVDPKTSPMCGNSICQDRRFMHRLMPELEQYFHYRNLDVSSVKELAKRWRPEIMSGLKKNASHLAMDDIRDSIAELKYYRQYFFIMNS; this is translated from the coding sequence ATGAGCAGCACGCCTGATACACGCTTAATTTGGATCGACCTTGAGATGACAGGTTTAGACACAGACAATGACAAAATCATCGAAATTGCGACGATTGTCACTGACGACAACTTAAATATTCTTGCTGAAGGTCCAGTGCTTGCCATTCACCAATCGAACATTACTTTAAATGCGATGGATGAGTGGAATACCAAACAACACGGTCAGTCGGGCCTCATTGAACGTGTTCGTCGTAGTAAATTGACAGCGCAAGATGCTGAGCAACAAACTATTGATTTCTTAAAGAAATGGGTTGATCCGAAAACATCACCAATGTGTGGAAACTCGATTTGCCAAGATCGTCGCTTTATGCACCGTTTAATGCCTGAGTTGGAACAGTATTTCCACTATCGCAACTTAGATGTATCCTCTGTAAAAGAGCTTGCAAAACGCTGGCGTCCAGAAATCATGAGTGGTTTAAAGAAAAATGCATCGCACTTGGCGATGGATGATATTCGTGACTCAATCGCAGAATTGAAATACTATCGCCAATATTTCTTTATCATGAATTCATAA
- the rsgA gene encoding ribosome small subunit-dependent GTPase A, producing the protein MALIRKRRLTEQQQRRIQKQHKTRQEDLDTSDDLEGLVVQHYGRQLEVQALSVPEEHPLQPEVKAGEPDPFWKSIELGSVWRCHTRTNLELLVTGDRVKWQADPNTGLGIITAIQPRRSLLTRPDRYHKVKPVAANISLIVIVIAPLPEPAPTLIDRYLVACADADIPALLVLNKCDLLLENDDPRLKLLEEYRALGYECMLTQADSDFAELKQRLDNETVAFVGQSGVGKSTMINAIVPDAAQKTNIISENSALGQHTTTSTRLIRFGENGALIDSPGIREFGLWHLDHHKIDHGFPEISALIGHCQYRNCTHTHEKQCAIKQAVEANEVLARRLDSYLRLVDEITEAQQKN; encoded by the coding sequence ATGGCTTTAATTCGTAAACGTCGCTTGACTGAACAGCAGCAACGCCGCATTCAGAAGCAACATAAGACACGTCAAGAAGACTTAGATACGTCTGATGATTTAGAAGGTCTTGTCGTACAACATTATGGACGCCAACTCGAAGTACAAGCACTTTCAGTTCCAGAAGAGCATCCGCTACAGCCTGAAGTCAAAGCCGGTGAACCCGATCCGTTCTGGAAATCGATTGAACTGGGCAGTGTCTGGCGTTGTCACACGCGGACCAATTTAGAGCTTTTGGTGACTGGTGACCGGGTTAAATGGCAAGCCGACCCCAATACCGGTTTAGGTATTATTACCGCGATTCAGCCTCGTCGTTCACTGCTGACCCGGCCTGATCGTTATCATAAAGTGAAGCCTGTTGCCGCCAATATCAGTTTAATCGTGATTGTGATTGCACCCTTACCTGAACCCGCGCCAACGCTGATTGACCGCTATTTGGTGGCATGTGCGGATGCAGATATCCCGGCTCTGTTGGTGTTAAACAAGTGCGACTTGTTGCTGGAAAATGATGATCCGAGACTGAAACTGCTCGAAGAATACAGAGCTTTGGGGTATGAGTGTATGCTCACCCAAGCTGACAGTGATTTTGCTGAGTTAAAACAACGTCTAGATAATGAAACCGTCGCTTTTGTGGGTCAGTCAGGGGTGGGTAAAAGCACCATGATTAATGCCATCGTTCCAGATGCTGCGCAGAAGACCAATATCATTTCTGAAAACTCAGCTCTAGGTCAACACACCACGACGTCAACACGTCTCATTCGTTTCGGTGAAAATGGCGCTTTAATTGACTCACCCGGAATTCGTGAATTTGGTTTGTGGCATTTAGATCACCATAAAATTGACCACGGTTTCCCTGAAATTTCAGCTTTAATTGGACATTGCCAATACCGCAACTGTACGCATACGCATGAAAAGCAATGTGCGATTAAACAGGCCGTTGAAGCGAACGAGGTTTTAGCTCGACGCTTGGACAGTTATTTACGCTTGGTCGATGAAATTACTGAGGCGCAACAAAAAAATTAG
- a CDS encoding rhodanese-like domain-containing protein → MERLFEFMGNHPFLFAILAGLIVLFFVFEGQRNGRKISPQSLGILVKAKNAMLIDLRDAKDFREGHVSGSRNIPYSQISSHIEELKTADRPLVFICNLGQVAGTALQQVGHADSYRLDGGISNWKAQGLPLVKAKKA, encoded by the coding sequence GTGGAACGTTTGTTCGAATTTATGGGGAATCACCCCTTTTTGTTTGCAATTTTAGCGGGCTTAATTGTTTTGTTCTTCGTATTCGAAGGCCAACGTAATGGTCGTAAAATTTCACCACAATCGCTGGGCATTTTAGTGAAAGCTAAAAATGCGATGTTGATTGATTTACGTGATGCCAAAGACTTCCGTGAAGGTCATGTCAGCGGTAGCCGCAACATTCCCTATAGCCAAATTTCAAGCCATATTGAAGAATTAAAAACTGCAGACCGTCCTTTGGTCTTCATTTGTAACTTAGGTCAAGTTGCGGGTACTGCACTTCAACAAGTGGGTCATGCTGACAGTTACCGCTTAGATGGCGGAATTAGTAACTGGAAAGCACAAGGCCTGCCATTGGTTAAAGCCAAGAAAGCTTAA
- the grxC gene encoding glutaredoxin 3: MTAQVTIYSTNMCPYCVRAKQLLERKGIEYKEVNLSKEASEVRLELMQKTNHRTVPQIFIKDQFIGGFDQLYALEREGKLDELLA; the protein is encoded by the coding sequence ATGACTGCTCAAGTGACTATTTATTCTACAAATATGTGTCCATATTGCGTTCGTGCAAAGCAACTTCTTGAACGTAAAGGCATTGAATATAAAGAAGTAAATTTATCCAAAGAAGCATCAGAAGTTCGTCTTGAACTCATGCAAAAGACCAACCATCGTACTGTGCCACAAATTTTTATTAAAGATCAATTCATCGGTGGTTTCGACCAGCTTTATGCTTTAGAGCGTGAAGGTAAACTAGACGAATTATTGGCATAA
- the secB gene encoding protein-export chaperone SecB, with protein MSEEQQAQPQLALERIYTKDLSFEVPGASVFTKEWQPELNINLSSAAEKVDATHFEVSLKVVVQATNVGETAFIVDVTQSGIFLIDGVEEERLPYILGAYCPNILFPFLREAVNDLVTKGSFPQLLLTPINFDAEFEANLQRVQGADGEGQA; from the coding sequence ATGAGTGAAGAACAACAAGCTCAACCGCAACTTGCTTTAGAGCGTATTTACACCAAAGATTTATCTTTTGAAGTACCTGGGGCAAGTGTTTTTACCAAAGAATGGCAACCTGAGTTAAACATTAACTTATCTTCTGCTGCAGAAAAAGTTGATGCAACACATTTTGAAGTGTCTTTAAAAGTGGTTGTTCAAGCGACGAATGTGGGCGAGACTGCGTTCATCGTTGATGTGACTCAATCAGGTATTTTTCTGATCGATGGCGTTGAAGAAGAACGTCTTCCTTATATTCTTGGCGCTTACTGCCCGAACATTTTGTTCCCTTTCCTTCGTGAAGCAGTAAATGATCTTGTGACTAAAGGTAGCTTCCCTCAATTGCTTCTTACCCCAATCAATTTTGATGCGGAATTTGAAGCAAATTTGCAGCGCGTTCAAGGCGCTGATGGTGAAGGTCAAGCTTAA
- a CDS encoding DUF4184 family protein → MKVKLKLCALQKNHSRDCGFFISYFMMNAYIGFTLYSLCFHIYRLKSQKSKNMPFTPLHLGIGASLKAVQTQRFSLMVFAGTQVLMDIEPLLRLILKWNTLHLYTHNLLGAVLIAAIAALFGRPSSQFVLKKLSYKNWKITWKVAISSAVFGSLSHVLLDAFMHHDMYPFFPFSMSNPMLHLVDYNVIFWGCILSLLIGGIISIIRIFNDRTERSNNEK, encoded by the coding sequence GTGAAGGTCAAGCTTAAGCTTTGTGCCTTGCAAAAAAACCACAGTCGAGACTGTGGTTTTTTTATCTCTTATTTTATGATGAATGCCTATATCGGATTTACGCTTTACTCTTTATGCTTTCATATATACAGATTAAAATCTCAAAAAAGTAAAAACATGCCTTTTACGCCATTACATCTAGGAATTGGAGCCAGTTTAAAAGCAGTTCAAACTCAGCGATTTAGTTTGATGGTATTCGCAGGCACTCAAGTTCTGATGGATATCGAACCATTGTTGCGACTTATTTTAAAGTGGAATACATTACACCTCTACACGCACAACCTTTTAGGTGCAGTACTGATTGCAGCAATTGCCGCTCTATTCGGGCGTCCAAGTAGCCAATTTGTTTTAAAAAAATTGAGTTATAAAAATTGGAAAATCACATGGAAGGTTGCCATTTCAAGTGCAGTTTTTGGAAGCTTAAGTCATGTTTTATTGGATGCGTTTATGCATCATGATATGTATCCATTCTTCCCGTTCAGTATGAGCAATCCCATGCTTCACCTTGTAGATTATAATGTGATTTTTTGGGGATGCATTTTGAGTCTATTGATTGGAGGCATCATTTCAATAATCAGAATTTTTAACGATAGAACAGAACGATCAAATAATGAAAAATGA
- the coaBC gene encoding bifunctional phosphopantothenoylcysteine decarboxylase/phosphopantothenate--cysteine ligase CoaBC, producing MSFDLSVFSNKNIILAVTGGIAAYKSAILVRRLKDFGFNVRVVMTHGAQAFITPLTFQALSGNPVHTALLDTEAEAGMGHIELARWADLVLVAPASCDTLAKFAAGLADDLLSTLYLATKAPVWVAPAMNQQMWAAKATQRNLNTLVEDGVHVIMPEAGSQACGDVGLGRMPEPEDLAEQVREYFHKAQRAIAEKFGLLAGKRVTITAGPTREAIDPVRYISNHSTGKMGFAIAAACYSAGAKVTLISGPVTLDTPNGVRRKNVSSAIQMLDLSMQQLQEGCDVFIATAAVADYRVAEVAEHKIKKAGDELAVSLVKNPDIVATIAQQEKRPFMVGFAAETRNVEEYAAAKLVNKKLDMIACNDVSRADIGFASDENAMIVFFADQYDMEKRDLEKASKQEIAQQLVEAIHDAITQQIKPV from the coding sequence GTGAGTTTCGATCTTAGTGTATTTTCCAATAAAAATATTATTCTTGCTGTGACAGGGGGGATTGCTGCGTATAAAAGTGCAATTCTAGTACGCCGTTTAAAGGATTTCGGCTTTAATGTGCGCGTGGTCATGACCCATGGTGCGCAAGCCTTTATTACCCCATTAACCTTTCAAGCACTGTCTGGAAATCCTGTGCATACTGCGCTTTTAGACACTGAAGCTGAAGCAGGCATGGGACATATTGAATTGGCACGTTGGGCTGATTTGGTCTTGGTTGCACCTGCAAGTTGCGATACGCTTGCCAAATTTGCAGCAGGTCTGGCAGATGATTTACTCAGCACCTTGTATTTGGCCACCAAAGCACCTGTGTGGGTTGCGCCTGCCATGAACCAACAAATGTGGGCGGCAAAAGCAACGCAGCGGAATTTAAATACTTTGGTTGAAGATGGTGTGCACGTGATTATGCCAGAAGCAGGTTCACAAGCCTGTGGTGACGTCGGTCTCGGGCGTATGCCTGAACCAGAAGATTTGGCTGAACAGGTACGCGAATACTTCCATAAAGCGCAGCGTGCCATTGCAGAAAAATTTGGTCTGTTGGCTGGAAAGCGCGTGACCATTACCGCAGGCCCAACACGTGAAGCGATTGATCCTGTACGTTATATTTCTAATCACAGCACTGGGAAAATGGGCTTTGCCATTGCGGCAGCCTGTTACTCGGCAGGAGCGAAAGTGACGCTCATTTCAGGTCCTGTGACTTTAGATACCCCAAATGGTGTGCGCCGTAAAAATGTATCGTCTGCCATTCAAATGCTTGATCTGAGTATGCAACAGCTACAAGAGGGTTGTGATGTATTTATTGCGACTGCCGCAGTGGCTGATTATCGTGTTGCAGAAGTGGCAGAACATAAGATTAAAAAAGCAGGCGATGAGCTTGCAGTCTCTTTGGTGAAAAACCCAGATATTGTGGCAACGATTGCTCAACAAGAAAAGCGCCCATTTATGGTGGGTTTTGCTGCTGAAACACGTAATGTCGAAGAGTATGCCGCAGCAAAATTGGTTAATAAAAAGCTTGATATGATTGCATGCAATGATGTATCACGTGCAGATATTGGATTTGCTTCGGATGAAAATGCGATGATTGTATTTTTTGCGGATCAATATGACATGGAAAAACGTGATTTAGAAAAAGCATCGAAACAGGAAATTGCACAGCAATTGGTAGAGGCGATTCATGATGCGATCACACAGCAGATTAAACCTGTTTGA